One window of the Mycobacterium sp. SVM_VP21 genome contains the following:
- a CDS encoding SDR family oxidoreductase, whose translation MSSIHSQVVFITGGAHGIGEQLARRLHSQGASVVVTDLDEAALNKLADDLGDRALTAVADVRDLSAMQAVTAQAVQRFGGIDTVVANAGIASYGSVLHVDPETFKRVIDVDVIGVFNTVRAALPSVIERRGYVLVVSSLAAFTPLAGMASYDVAKAGVEHFASALRQEVAYQGVEVGSAHMAWIDTPLVRDTKADLGAFGEMLAKLPWPLNKTTSVDKCVDAFVAGIEGRRRRVYCPGWVGVLRWLKPVLTLRPVEAPFVKGAATIVPKMDAEVAALGRSTSAYNEAREKEK comes from the coding sequence ATGTCTTCGATTCACTCCCAAGTCGTTTTCATCACCGGTGGCGCGCACGGTATCGGCGAGCAGCTAGCCCGCCGGCTGCACTCGCAGGGCGCCTCGGTGGTGGTGACCGACCTGGACGAGGCCGCACTCAACAAGCTGGCCGACGATCTCGGTGACCGGGCGCTCACCGCCGTGGCCGACGTGCGGGATCTGTCCGCGATGCAGGCGGTGACCGCGCAGGCCGTGCAGCGTTTCGGCGGCATCGACACCGTCGTCGCCAACGCCGGCATCGCCAGCTACGGGTCGGTGCTGCACGTGGATCCCGAGACGTTCAAGCGGGTCATCGACGTCGACGTGATCGGGGTGTTCAACACCGTGCGCGCCGCCTTGCCGTCGGTCATCGAGCGTCGCGGCTATGTACTGGTCGTGTCTTCGCTGGCAGCATTCACTCCGCTGGCCGGGATGGCGTCCTACGACGTGGCCAAGGCCGGGGTCGAGCACTTCGCCAGTGCATTGCGCCAAGAGGTCGCCTACCAGGGCGTCGAGGTCGGATCGGCGCACATGGCCTGGATCGACACACCCTTGGTTCGCGACACCAAGGCCGATCTGGGGGCCTTCGGCGAGATGCTGGCCAAACTGCCGTGGCCGCTGAACAAGACCACCTCGGTCGACAAGTGTGTGGACGCCTTCGTCGCGGGCATCGAGGGCCGCCGGCGCCGCGTCTACTGCCCGGGCTGGGTGGGGGTGTTGCGCTGGCTCAAGCCGGTGCTGACATTGCGGCCGGTGGAAGCCCCGTTCGTCAAGGGCGCCGCCACCATCGTCCCGAAGATGGACGCCGAAGTCGCCGCACTGGGCCGCTCCACCAGTGCCTACAACGAGGCCCGGGAAAAGGAGAAGTAG
- a CDS encoding IS481 family transposase, which translates to MRELSVVEQRYQAVLAVISDGLSIGQVASKVGVSRQTLHAWLARYEAQGLDGLADRSHRPRSCPHQMPAPVEAAVLELRRSRPYWGPRRLVFELAKRKVSPMPSESGVYRALLRAGLIESSGRDRRSRKWKRWERGAPMELWQMDVVGGFPLADGTSVKALTGIDDHSRMCVCARLMVRERARAVCDGLRDALAAYGVPEQILTDNGKVFTGRFNHPPVEVLFDAICRQHGIEHLLTAPRSPTTTGKIERFHRSLRAEFLAGGRPFVNLKAAQRALDEWVADYNTVRPHQGIAMATPAQRFTSGTVPVAPVDPPAIPGDRTGDDWVSRRVTSNGVVCVAWQQVSVGVHHAGSRCDVHVDGDLLRFFIGDDLVKTAARTSTGEVRNKRALRTRGPA; encoded by the coding sequence ATGAGGGAGTTGAGCGTGGTTGAGCAGCGGTATCAGGCCGTGTTGGCGGTGATCAGCGATGGTTTGTCGATAGGTCAGGTGGCGAGCAAGGTCGGGGTGTCCCGTCAGACGTTGCATGCGTGGTTGGCTCGCTATGAGGCGCAGGGTTTGGACGGGTTGGCTGATCGGTCGCATCGTCCGAGGTCGTGTCCGCATCAGATGCCGGCGCCGGTGGAGGCGGCGGTGTTGGAGTTGCGGCGTTCGCGGCCGTATTGGGGGCCGCGGCGGCTGGTGTTCGAGCTGGCCAAGCGCAAGGTGTCGCCGATGCCGTCGGAGTCGGGGGTGTATCGGGCGTTGCTGCGGGCGGGGTTGATCGAGTCCAGCGGCCGGGATCGGCGCTCACGCAAGTGGAAGCGCTGGGAACGCGGGGCGCCGATGGAGTTGTGGCAGATGGATGTCGTGGGTGGGTTTCCGCTGGCCGATGGGACCAGCGTCAAGGCATTGACCGGGATTGATGACCATTCCCGGATGTGTGTCTGTGCCCGGTTGATGGTCCGGGAGCGTGCTCGGGCGGTCTGTGACGGGTTGCGTGATGCGTTGGCGGCTTATGGGGTGCCCGAGCAGATCTTGACCGACAACGGCAAGGTGTTCACTGGGCGGTTCAACCATCCGCCGGTGGAGGTGCTCTTCGATGCGATCTGCCGTCAGCACGGGATCGAGCATCTGCTGACTGCGCCGCGTTCGCCGACGACGACTGGCAAGATCGAGCGGTTTCATCGCAGTTTGCGTGCTGAATTCCTGGCCGGCGGCAGGCCTTTCGTCAATCTCAAGGCGGCCCAGCGGGCGTTGGACGAGTGGGTTGCCGACTACAACACCGTGCGCCCGCATCAGGGGATCGCCATGGCCACACCGGCTCAACGTTTCACCTCGGGCACCGTACCGGTGGCCCCGGTGGATCCCCCGGCCATCCCGGGTGATCGCACCGGTGATGACTGGGTGTCGCGTCGGGTCACCAGCAACGGGGTCGTGTGCGTGGCGTGGCAGCAAGTCAGTGTGGGTGTCCACCATGCCGGTTCACGCTGCGATGTCCACGTCGACGGGGACCTGCTGCGGTTCTTCATCGGCGACGATCTGGTCAAGACCGCCGCACGAACCAGCACCGGCGAGGTAAGAAACAAACGGGCCCTCCGCACCCGCGGTCCGGCCTAA
- the mshC gene encoding cysteine--1-D-myo-inosityl 2-amino-2-deoxy-alpha-D-glucopyranoside ligase has translation MQSWSAPAVPVLPGRGPALRLYDTADRQVRPVSPGPTARMYVCGITPYDATHLGHAATYLVFDLIHRLWLDAGHQVSYVQNVTDVDDPLLERAERDGVQWQELAASQVELFGADMTALRVLPPRDYVAATEAIDEVVELVEKMLAAGSAYIVDGDHPDIYFRADATEQFGYESGFDRATMLELFAERGGDPDRAGKADPLDALLWRAARPGEPSWPAPFGAGRPGWHVECAAIALSRIGSGIDIQGGGSDLVFPHHEFSAAHAESLTGERRFARHYVHAGMIGWDGHKMSKSRGNLVLVSKLRAQGTEPAAIRLGLLAGHYRSDRFWDDAALAAAEARLDRWRAATTLPAGPAADDVIARMRRYLADDLDTVKALAALDGWATDALDYGGHDAAAPRSVATAVDALLGVAL, from the coding sequence ATGCAATCGTGGTCCGCGCCGGCCGTTCCGGTCCTGCCCGGGCGCGGCCCGGCGCTGCGCCTCTATGACACCGCCGACCGGCAGGTGCGTCCGGTGTCGCCGGGCCCGACGGCCCGCATGTACGTCTGCGGCATCACGCCCTACGACGCCACGCATCTCGGCCACGCCGCCACCTATCTGGTGTTCGACCTGATTCACCGGCTCTGGCTCGACGCCGGCCACCAGGTGAGCTACGTGCAGAACGTCACCGACGTCGACGACCCGCTGCTCGAGCGCGCCGAGCGCGACGGAGTGCAGTGGCAGGAGCTGGCAGCCAGCCAGGTCGAGTTGTTCGGCGCCGACATGACCGCCTTGCGGGTACTGCCGCCCCGCGACTACGTGGCGGCCACCGAGGCCATTGACGAGGTAGTAGAACTCGTCGAAAAGATGCTCGCCGCCGGATCGGCCTACATCGTCGACGGCGACCACCCCGACATCTATTTCCGCGCCGACGCCACCGAGCAGTTCGGCTACGAATCCGGATTCGACCGCGCCACCATGCTGGAGCTGTTCGCTGAGCGCGGCGGCGACCCGGATCGGGCCGGTAAGGCCGATCCGCTCGACGCCCTGTTGTGGCGCGCCGCCCGCCCGGGCGAGCCCAGTTGGCCCGCGCCGTTCGGGGCCGGTCGGCCGGGTTGGCATGTCGAGTGCGCCGCGATCGCGTTGAGTCGTATCGGCTCGGGAATCGACATCCAGGGCGGCGGCTCCGATCTGGTCTTCCCGCACCACGAGTTCTCCGCCGCGCATGCGGAATCCCTCACGGGGGAGCGCCGTTTCGCCCGGCACTACGTGCACGCGGGCATGATCGGCTGGGATGGCCACAAGATGTCCAAGAGCCGCGGAAACCTGGTCCTGGTCTCCAAGCTGCGCGCCCAGGGAACCGAGCCGGCCGCGATCCGGCTGGGTCTGTTGGCCGGGCACTACCGCAGTGACCGGTTCTGGGACGACGCGGCCCTAGCGGCGGCCGAGGCGAGGCTGGACCGCTGGCGGGCCGCCACGACGCTTCCGGCCGGACCGGCTGCCGATGACGTCATCGCCCGGATGCGTCGCTATCTGGCCGATGATCTCGACACCGTCAAGGCGTTGGCTGCGTTGGACGGCTGGGCGACCGATGCGCTGGACTACGGCGGCCATGACGCTGCCGCACCGCGGTCGGTGGCCACGGCGGTCGATGCGCTGCTGGGTGTGGCGCTGTAG
- a CDS encoding IS3 family transposase (programmed frameshift) — translation MAAKKRRRHTPDQIIRKLAEGNKLLGTGQELAEVCRHLEVTESTWHRWVAQYGGMKASDARRLKELEAENARLKKLVANQALDIDMLKEIFGGKLLTPNRKRSAVVMLRERFGVSQRRACAVVGIHRSTMRLTPTPITDGEAELRAWLRTFSTDRPRWGWRRAAAMARKAGWAVNNKRVRRLWRDEGLRVPQRRRKKRLTGIGTAVGAMSPIAPNVIWAMDFQFDTTADGRTIKMLNIIDEFTREALAIHVDRAINADGVVDILDRLALAHEVPHYVRFDNGPEFVAHAVNDWCRFNGTGSLFIDPGSPWQNAWIESFNGRLRDELLNSWRFDSLLEAQVIIEDWRIDYNANRPHSAHRGLSPAEFALQWTTTHQPQAA, via the exons ATGGCAGCCAAGAAGCGCCGGCGGCATACGCCGGATCAGATCATCCGCAAGCTCGCTGAGGGCAACAAGCTCCTCGGGACCGGCCAGGAACTGGCCGAGGTGTGCCGGCACCTGGAGGTCACCGAGTCGACGTGGCATCGCTGGGTGGCCCAGTACGGCGGCATGAAGGCCAGCGACGCCAGACGCCTCAAAGAGCTCGAGGCCGAAAACGCCAGGCTCAAGAAACTGGTGGCCAACCAGGCCCTCGACATCGACATGCTCAAGGAGATCT TCGGAGGGAAACTTCTAACCCCGAACCGCAAGCGCAGCGCCGTGGTGATGCTGCGCGAGCGGTTCGGGGTCTCGCAGCGTCGGGCCTGCGCGGTGGTGGGCATTCACCGCTCCACGATGCGCCTGACGCCGACGCCCATCACCGACGGGGAAGCCGAGCTGCGGGCCTGGCTGCGCACGTTCTCCACCGACCGGCCACGCTGGGGATGGCGACGCGCCGCGGCGATGGCCCGTAAGGCCGGCTGGGCGGTCAACAACAAGCGCGTTCGCCGCCTGTGGCGCGACGAGGGGCTGCGAGTTCCCCAGCGTCGCAGGAAGAAACGGCTGACCGGCATTGGTACAGCGGTTGGGGCGATGTCGCCGATCGCACCGAACGTGATCTGGGCGATGGACTTTCAGTTCGACACCACCGCCGACGGGCGCACCATCAAGATGCTCAACATCATCGACGAATTCACCCGCGAGGCCCTGGCGATCCACGTCGATCGCGCCATCAATGCCGACGGCGTCGTCGACATCCTCGACCGGTTGGCCCTCGCGCATGAGGTGCCGCACTACGTGCGCTTCGACAACGGGCCCGAGTTCGTTGCCCACGCGGTCAACGACTGGTGCCGGTTCAACGGCACCGGCTCACTGTTCATCGATCCCGGGTCCCCCTGGCAGAACGCCTGGATCGAATCGTTCAACGGCCGACTGCGCGACGAGCTGCTCAATTCCTGGCGCTTCGACTCGCTCCTGGAAGCCCAAGTGATCATCGAGGATTGGAGGATCGACTACAACGCCAACAGACCGCATTCAGCACACCGCGGACTCAGCCCAGCCGAGTTCGCCCTACAGTGGACCACGACCCACCAACCCCAAGCCGCATAG
- a CDS encoding IS1182 family transposase, giving the protein MGPKAPVDKTFRAFNPDQGLLLPPSLDDWLPADHLARFIADLVDEHLDLSRITAAYTEVRGGPPYDPRLMVRILLHGYTTGVRSSRKLEAACVDVVAFRWLAAGSAPDYRAIARFRKRHLSALGHLFVQALALCQAAGMVSLGQVALDGTKVRANASKRKAMSYARMTEKEKVLADEVSALLADAERIDKDEDKKFGKNRRGDELPAELARRETRLAKIREAKAALEEEARQRAREQAEAKARERGDDDDTITGKGAEAAGAAVPKPKAQRNFTDPESKIMLTADGAFHQCYNAQTVVDADHQVIVATAVGTNASDVGTLMPMTEQAADNTGQVPGQVLADAGYCSADNLDRAADFTTECGTEFFVATGRARRGDPPPVAPRGRIPNSATGRQRMARKLATKTGRRVYARRKAIVEPVFGQMATLQNAKHLLLRGFDQARGEWLLLAACHNLRKLHGHIGVHGLAGLATS; this is encoded by the coding sequence TTGGGGCCGAAGGCACCGGTGGACAAGACCTTCCGGGCGTTTAACCCGGATCAGGGGTTGTTGTTGCCGCCGTCGCTGGATGACTGGCTACCGGCCGATCACCTGGCCCGCTTCATCGCTGATCTGGTCGATGAGCACCTGGACCTGTCACGTATCACCGCGGCCTATACCGAGGTCCGTGGTGGGCCACCGTATGACCCGCGGCTGATGGTGCGCATTCTGCTGCATGGCTACACCACTGGAGTGCGTTCCTCGCGGAAACTGGAAGCCGCCTGTGTTGATGTGGTCGCGTTTCGGTGGCTGGCCGCAGGATCGGCCCCCGATTACCGGGCGATCGCCCGGTTCCGCAAACGCCACTTGTCCGCCCTGGGGCATCTGTTCGTCCAAGCCCTGGCGTTGTGTCAGGCCGCCGGCATGGTCAGTCTGGGCCAGGTGGCCCTCGATGGCACCAAGGTGCGGGCCAATGCTTCCAAGCGTAAGGCGATGAGCTATGCGCGGATGACTGAGAAGGAGAAGGTCCTCGCCGACGAGGTCTCGGCACTGTTGGCCGATGCCGAGCGCATCGACAAGGACGAGGACAAGAAATTCGGCAAGAACCGGCGCGGTGACGAACTACCAGCAGAACTGGCCCGCCGCGAAACCCGGCTGGCCAAGATCCGCGAGGCCAAGGCCGCATTGGAGGAAGAAGCCCGGCAGCGGGCTCGTGAGCAGGCAGAAGCCAAAGCACGCGAACGCGGCGACGATGACGACACCATCACCGGCAAGGGCGCCGAGGCTGCCGGCGCGGCCGTCCCGAAACCGAAGGCGCAGCGTAACTTCACTGACCCCGAGTCGAAGATCATGCTCACCGCCGATGGGGCGTTTCACCAGTGCTACAACGCCCAGACCGTTGTTGATGCCGACCACCAGGTCATCGTGGCCACCGCCGTGGGTACCAACGCCTCCGATGTGGGCACCTTGATGCCGATGACCGAACAAGCTGCCGACAACACCGGGCAGGTGCCCGGCCAAGTGCTTGCCGATGCCGGGTACTGCTCGGCTGACAATCTTGATCGTGCCGCCGACTTCACCACCGAGTGCGGCACCGAGTTCTTCGTCGCCACCGGCCGGGCCCGCCGCGGGGATCCGCCACCGGTGGCCCCACGCGGCCGGATCCCCAACTCGGCCACCGGCAGGCAGCGCATGGCCCGCAAGCTGGCCACCAAGACCGGCCGTCGCGTCTATGCACGCCGCAAGGCCATCGTCGAACCCGTCTTCGGCCAGATGGCCACCCTGCAAAACGCCAAACACCTACTGCTGCGCGGATTCGACCAAGCCCGCGGCGAATGGCTGCTGCTGGCCGCCTGCCACAACCTACGCAAACTCCACGGCCACATCGGGGTCCACGGACTGGCCGGGCTCGCCACCAGCTGA
- a CDS encoding IS110 family transposase gives MSVQSAPVTSSTIVVAVDVGKTSALFSVTDAARDQLVSPTEFAMNRSGLTRAAVAIMAVVPVSGQVKVAVEAAGHYHRPVLDYRWPDGWEVVELNPAHVAEQRRVQGRRRIKTDVIDLEAITELVLAGHGRPVSDRDAVIGELSAWAGHRSRRVATRTATKNQLLGQLDRAFPGLTLALPDVLATKIGRLIAAEFSDPSRLAALGPNRLIRFAAARDLQLRRPVAERLVAAAREALPTRDAVIARQILAADLNLLTDLDTQIQAAEDRLEALLPRSPFTTLTTVPGWGVVRASNYAAALGDPGRWPGPRQIYRASGLSPMQYESAHKRRDGGISREGSVALRRALIDLGIGLWLTEPAAKTYASGLKARGKRGGVIACALANRATRIAHALVRDHTPYDPTRWA, from the coding sequence GTGTCTGTGCAGAGTGCTCCAGTCACGTCGTCCACGATCGTCGTCGCCGTTGATGTCGGCAAGACCTCGGCATTGTTTTCGGTGACCGACGCGGCCCGCGATCAGCTGGTCAGCCCCACGGAGTTCGCGATGAACCGCTCCGGCCTGACCCGGGCCGCGGTCGCGATCATGGCTGTGGTTCCGGTGTCGGGGCAGGTCAAGGTCGCTGTCGAGGCCGCGGGCCACTATCACCGTCCGGTGCTCGATTATCGCTGGCCGGACGGCTGGGAGGTGGTGGAGCTCAATCCCGCCCATGTCGCCGAACAGCGCCGCGTGCAGGGCCGACGCCGTATCAAGACCGACGTCATCGACCTGGAGGCCATCACCGAGTTGGTGCTGGCCGGGCACGGACGCCCGGTCAGCGACCGCGATGCGGTGATCGGTGAACTTAGTGCCTGGGCCGGGCATCGGAGCCGGCGGGTGGCCACCCGCACGGCGACGAAGAACCAACTACTCGGCCAGCTGGATCGAGCCTTTCCCGGACTGACCCTGGCGCTGCCGGATGTGCTGGCCACCAAGATCGGTCGGCTGATCGCCGCGGAGTTTTCCGATCCGTCGCGGTTGGCCGCCCTCGGACCCAACCGATTGATCCGCTTCGCCGCGGCCCGGGACCTGCAGCTGCGCCGCCCCGTCGCCGAGCGCCTGGTCGCCGCGGCCCGTGAAGCGCTGCCCACCCGTGATGCGGTGATCGCCCGCCAGATCCTGGCCGCCGACCTGAACCTGCTGACCGATCTGGACACGCAAATCCAGGCCGCTGAGGATAGGTTGGAGGCGCTGCTGCCGCGCAGTCCGTTCACCACGTTGACGACAGTGCCGGGCTGGGGAGTGGTGCGGGCGTCCAATTACGCTGCTGCCCTTGGCGATCCGGGCCGCTGGCCCGGCCCGCGACAAATCTACCGCGCCTCGGGACTGTCGCCGATGCAGTACGAATCCGCACACAAGCGCCGCGACGGCGGCATCAGTCGAGAAGGCAGCGTGGCACTGCGCCGCGCCCTGATCGACCTCGGAATCGGGCTGTGGCTGACCGAGCCGGCGGCCAAGACCTACGCCAGCGGACTCAAAGCCCGCGGCAAGCGCGGCGGGGTCATCGCCTGCGCACTGGCCAACCGCGCCACCCGCATCGCGCATGCCCTGGTGCGCGACCACACCCCCTACGACCCGACCCGCTGGGCCTGA
- a CDS encoding IS30 family transposase, translated as MTFVERCRLEDLLEDGYTQAQAADLLGRDRSTIHREACRGVTSPGRVYRARTGQDAVDAARARPKLRKLETNPALLAEVVRRLKRRHSPQQIAGRLREDFPDDPEMWVSHETIYQALYVQPRGELARLVKEALRTGRTRRKPQGRNTTEGPGKIKDMVNISERPAEADDRAIPGHWEGDLIIGKNQASQIATLVERTTGFVLLLHLPEDRRAATVADAMTAKISDLPEVLRLSLAWDQGKEMALHTKITEATGLPIYFCDPHSPWQRGTNENTNGLLRQYFPKGTDLSFHGPGILDNVAAELNARPRKRLGWRTPAEELDRLLSDPSTFVAATA; from the coding sequence ATGACGTTTGTCGAACGCTGCCGCCTGGAGGATTTGCTCGAGGACGGCTACACCCAAGCCCAGGCAGCCGACCTGCTGGGCCGGGATCGCTCGACGATCCATCGGGAGGCTTGCCGGGGCGTGACCAGCCCTGGTCGGGTGTATCGCGCCCGCACCGGCCAGGACGCCGTCGACGCGGCCCGAGCACGCCCCAAGCTGCGCAAGCTGGAGACGAATCCGGCGCTGCTGGCCGAGGTTGTGCGACGCTTGAAACGGCGGCACAGCCCGCAACAGATTGCGGGCCGGCTGCGCGAGGATTTCCCCGACGATCCGGAGATGTGGGTGTCTCACGAAACCATCTACCAGGCCCTCTACGTCCAACCCCGCGGGGAGTTGGCCCGCCTCGTCAAAGAGGCATTGCGGACCGGGCGTACGCGACGTAAGCCTCAGGGCCGCAACACAACTGAAGGGCCCGGCAAGATCAAGGACATGGTCAATATCAGTGAGCGGCCGGCCGAGGCCGACGACCGTGCGATACCCGGGCATTGGGAAGGCGACTTGATCATCGGCAAGAACCAGGCCTCCCAGATCGCCACCCTGGTGGAGCGGACCACCGGCTTTGTCCTGCTGCTGCACCTGCCCGAGGACCGCCGCGCGGCCACCGTCGCCGATGCCATGACCGCAAAGATCTCTGATCTCCCCGAGGTACTGCGTCTATCGCTGGCCTGGGACCAGGGCAAAGAGATGGCGCTGCACACCAAGATCACCGAGGCTACCGGCCTGCCGATCTACTTCTGCGACCCGCACAGCCCCTGGCAGCGCGGCACCAACGAGAACACCAACGGACTGCTCCGCCAGTACTTCCCCAAAGGCACCGACCTGTCGTTCCACGGCCCCGGCATCCTCGACAACGTCGCCGCCGAACTCAACGCCCGACCCCGCAAACGCCTCGGCTGGCGCACCCCCGCCGAAGAACTCGACCGACTACTGTCAGACCCGTCCACGTTTGTTGCAGCGACCGCCTGA
- a CDS encoding 3'(2'),5'-bisphosphate nucleotidase CysQ: protein MPHVTLTDAALAAELAVDAGKLLLAVRDEVGFAQPWHLGDTGDGRANQLIIRRLRDARPGDAVLSEESPDDLVRLRSDRVWIVDPLDGTREFTTPGRDDWAVHIALWQRGGPDGSGTITDAAVSLPAYDNRSNVVFRTDTVTRAPAPTETPNPIRVAVSASRMPAVVRLIREVLPVEPVLMGSAGAKAMAVVRGDVDAYLHAGGQWEWDSAAPAGVVLAAGLHASRIDGSPLRYNRPDPYLPDLLMCRPDVAPILLDAMRRTVL from the coding sequence CTGCCACACGTGACGCTGACCGACGCGGCGTTGGCCGCCGAACTGGCAGTCGACGCCGGAAAGCTCTTGCTGGCGGTGCGTGACGAGGTGGGCTTCGCTCAACCCTGGCACCTCGGCGACACCGGTGACGGCCGAGCCAACCAGCTGATCATCCGCAGGCTCCGTGATGCGCGTCCCGGCGACGCGGTGCTCAGCGAGGAATCGCCGGACGACCTGGTCCGGCTGCGGTCAGACCGGGTCTGGATTGTCGACCCGCTCGACGGCACCCGCGAATTCACCACACCGGGGCGCGACGACTGGGCGGTGCACATCGCACTGTGGCAGCGTGGCGGCCCCGACGGCTCTGGCACCATCACCGACGCCGCGGTGTCACTGCCGGCCTACGACAACCGAAGCAACGTGGTCTTCCGCACCGACACCGTCACCCGGGCCCCAGCACCGACCGAGACTCCGAATCCCATTCGGGTCGCGGTCAGCGCGTCGCGGATGCCGGCGGTGGTTCGGCTCATCCGCGAGGTGTTGCCGGTGGAGCCGGTGCTGATGGGTTCGGCGGGCGCCAAGGCGATGGCCGTGGTGCGCGGCGACGTGGACGCCTACCTGCACGCTGGCGGGCAGTGGGAATGGGATTCGGCAGCCCCGGCCGGTGTGGTGTTGGCGGCGGGCCTGCATGCCTCGCGCATCGACGGGTCGCCGTTGCGCTACAACCGCCCCGACCCCTACCTGCCCGACCTGCTGATGTGCCGGCCCGATGTGGCGCCGATCCTGCTGGACGCGATGCGGCGGACGGTCCTTTAG
- a CDS encoding IS256 family transposase, with protein sequence MTTAHNIDLPAVLAERLTTAHPDVLRELLATFIHTLMGAEADALCGAGYGERSTERTNSRNGYRHRQFDTRAGSLDLAIPKLRQGSYFPDWLLERRKRAERALTTVVATCYLLGVSTRRMDKLVETLGITSLSKSQVSVMAKELDAAVEAFRTRPLDAGPYTFVAADALVLKVREGGRVVNVHALIAVGVNAEGYREILGIDVSTAEDGAGWLTFWRSLTARGLSGVKLVTSDAHAGLVAAIGATLPGAAWQRCRTHYTTNLMSVTPKASWPWVRTLLHSVFDQPDAESVGAQYDRIIDALADKLPKVAEHLEIARPDLLAFTAFPKQIWRQIWSNNPQERLNKEIRRRTDVVGIFPDRNALIRLVGAVLAEQHDEWAESRRYLGLDVLSKSRTVGDTPTEQEDTPAALTA encoded by the coding sequence ATGACCACTGCCCACAATATCGACCTGCCCGCCGTGCTTGCCGAACGACTCACTACAGCGCATCCTGACGTGCTGCGTGAGCTGCTGGCCACGTTCATCCACACCCTGATGGGCGCTGAGGCCGACGCCCTGTGCGGCGCCGGCTACGGCGAGCGCAGCACCGAGCGGACCAACTCCCGCAACGGCTACCGGCACCGCCAGTTCGATACCCGCGCAGGCAGTCTCGATCTGGCGATCCCCAAGCTGCGCCAGGGCTCGTACTTCCCGGACTGGCTGCTGGAACGCCGCAAACGCGCCGAGCGGGCGCTGACCACGGTGGTGGCGACCTGCTACCTGCTGGGGGTGTCCACCCGACGGATGGACAAGCTCGTCGAAACTCTCGGCATCACGTCGCTGTCGAAGTCGCAGGTTTCGGTGATGGCCAAGGAGCTTGACGCCGCCGTCGAGGCCTTTCGTACCCGACCACTGGACGCCGGCCCGTACACGTTCGTCGCCGCCGACGCCCTGGTGCTCAAGGTCCGCGAAGGCGGGCGGGTGGTCAACGTGCACGCCCTGATTGCCGTCGGGGTCAACGCCGAGGGCTACCGTGAAATCCTGGGCATCGACGTGTCCACCGCCGAAGACGGTGCCGGCTGGCTGACGTTCTGGCGGTCACTGACCGCCCGCGGGCTGTCGGGGGTGAAGCTGGTCACCAGTGACGCCCACGCCGGGCTGGTGGCCGCGATCGGGGCCACTTTGCCCGGCGCGGCCTGGCAGCGCTGCAGAACCCACTACACGACGAATCTGATGAGCGTCACACCGAAGGCGTCGTGGCCGTGGGTGCGGACCTTGCTGCATTCGGTATTCGACCAACCCGATGCTGAATCTGTTGGAGCACAATATGATCGGATCATCGACGCACTGGCTGACAAGCTGCCCAAGGTCGCCGAACACCTCGAGATCGCCCGCCCGGACCTGCTGGCGTTCACCGCGTTCCCCAAACAGATCTGGCGCCAAATCTGGAGCAACAATCCCCAGGAACGGCTCAACAAAGAGATCCGCCGCCGTACCGACGTCGTCGGCATCTTCCCCGACCGCAACGCCCTGATCCGCCTCGTCGGCGCCGTACTCGCCGAACAACACGACGAATGGGCCGAATCCCGGCGCTACCTCGGACTCGACGTCCTCAGCAAATCACGCACCGTCGGAGACACCCCGACAGAACAGGAGGACACCCCCGCGGCACTGACCGCCTGA